From a single Myxocyprinus asiaticus isolate MX2 ecotype Aquarium Trade chromosome 33, UBuf_Myxa_2, whole genome shotgun sequence genomic region:
- the crb2b gene encoding protein crumbs homolog 2b, which produces MAMLSAGSFTCMRMDLCLFCTVTADVCLPTTCQNGGTCIDTVVGLLCVCSDEPVIYTGIHCERLYDPCADKDCPNCIGTQGTNIYTCPCPDGFDGPNCTHNINDCESNPCMGVKSHCVDGVNGYSCHCPSGYSGDDCRTRVRDCSDEPCYNNATCVWAPTGYECQCTRGFQGKHCEDDIDECLSQPCKNGAICQDGIDVYLCYCVPGFQGYHCEIDINECASQPCENNGTCINRKDRYICDCLLGFTGVNCEVEIDECESAPCQNGATCHNHVGLYTCECVPGYEGISCELDINECESSLCQHDGLCLDKVNSFECDCTGTGFVGSFCEEDIPECASDPCQHGATCQDGVNQYSCLCWPGYKGENCETDVNECEILPCENDGECFQRSDSSHYRVLPELDTDFSYENAAGYLCHCIAGFTGENCSVNVNECESMPCENGGTCEDLINTYQCLCPPGFTGVVCEINIDECENEPCQNGARCEDGINDYICHCPPPAPDQLPSGGHDCDIPLTGCMDDPCQNGATCVPSLQGDEHQHTCQCSPGFYGDKCDIPTTFSFSRGSYMIFEVPHINRTRRQAGFQGPSVQLRFRTTLADLILFYRGSQEKFFILELIGENLYSRAESGDLKLAVQLKGNFSNGLWHEVLVTVDEMLTLTLLSEDKTKAEDGGHNQLLSFQSHGLEKVYIGGVPEDFLNKTATRMGFVGCFEDLLIDSQLVLAQHLNPEQVVDIEMGCEKTEWCHPDPCSERGHCVDLWSDYKCECHRPFYGHNCSEEHSSWTFSHERNRSFAAFPIMQKHGGNITVSFWLKSRQLNGLIFQLRHQNQAYLTVVLRNGSIYIAIYSSMRMASNIISNGEKVFVAIEKQQGCIFFNKIQLICAPREFIDFEVEAGDVANLGGLPEGEETAKWGGYFKGCLQDVRIDNTQLYMYSGSISQKPQHLSYLPRNSSNLLKHCVSDQMCKMRPCQNGGKCQVIWNDFVCSCPLNYTGKACDTRVWCVSDPCVQGSRCVDLPDGYECLANATFENNALKYSANGSLYVSVTTISMELRTREENGTLLRASNSLEFFCMGLLNSSLIVKFRKANSLEVLAFISEVPVSDGEWHQVKLSMSSSGNAAPRWNLTVDGRAAGYTLAPAGNMDFFNHSTVWLAENYTGCLGEVRIGGVYLPFFGSLEEEAPQLSQFIRVKEVAAPQLGCTSAPLCFSEPCQNNGTCRDLFNLFECECAPGWMGDHCQDNIDECGQQLCIHGSCKDLPGHYMCECAPGYGGNHCHLEVDRCQEHHCENGGSCLNTAGRYTCVCLPDHTGPFCQWHVLPQCEVDAQCENGGVCTDGLWGANCTCKPGFTGDRCEVDIDECESNPCLNGGTCLNRQNLYLCKCVSNFTGDNCENNKLPQRKIVPWLVVAIPLVCLGALLAMVVLVCMVLTARRKRQSEGTYSPSQQEVAGARLEMGSLLKVPPEERLI; this is translated from the exons ATGGCCATGCTGTCAGCAGGCTCCTTCACGTGCATGAGGATGGATTTGT GTCTGTTCTGCACAGTGACAGCCGACGTGTGTTTGCCAACCACGTGCCAAAACGGAGGCACATGCATTGATACTGTGGTTGGCCTTCTTTGTGTCTGTTCAGATGAGCCGGTTATTTACACTGGCATACACTGCGAGCGTTTATATGACCCATGTGCTGACAAAGATTGCCCCAACTGCATCGGCACTCAAGGAACCAATATTTACACCTGCCCCTGTCCCGATGGGTTTGACGGACCCAACTGCACCCACAACATCAATGACTGTGAGAGTAACCCCTGCATGGGCGTCAAGAGCCACTGCGTGGATGGAGTAAACGGATACTCCTGCCACTGTCCCAGTGGATACAGCGGGGATGATTGCAGGACAAGGGTGCGAGACTGCTCAGATGAACCTTGCTACAATAATGCCACCTGCGTGTGGGCACCAACTGGGTATGAGTGCCAGTGTACCAGGGGTTTCCAAGGCAAACACTGTGAAGATGATATTGACGAGTGTCTGTCGCAGCCCTGCAAGAATGGCGCTATCTGTCAGGATGGTATTGATGTTTACCTCTGTTACTGTGTGCCTGGTTTCCAAGGCTACCACTGTGAGATTGACATCAACGAGTGCGCCTCACAACCCTGTGAGAACAACGGGACATGCATCAACAGGAAGGACCGCTACATCTGCGACTGTCTGCTTGGGTTTACAG GTGTGAATTGTGAAGTTGAGATTGATGAATGTGAATCGGCTCCTTGTCAGAACGGCGCCACCTGTCACAATCATGTGGGACTGTACACCTGTGAGTGTGTACCTGGATATGAAGGCATTAGCTGTGAACTTGACATCAATGAATGTGAAAGTTCACTCTGCCAGCATGATGGTCTGTGTTTAGACAAAGTCAACAG CTTTGAGTGTGACTGCACTGGCACTGGATTTGTGGGGTCTTTCTGTGAAGAGGACATACCTGAGTGTGCATCTGACCCCTGTCAGCACGGTGCGACCTGCCAGGACGGAGTTAACCAATACTCCTGTCTCTGCTGGCCAG GTTACAAAGGTGAGAACTGTGAGACTGATGTGAACGAGTGTGAAATTCTGCCGTGTGAGAATGACGGTGAATGTTTCCAgcgatcagactccagtcactaCAGAGTTCTGCCTGAACTGGACACCGACTTTAGCTACGAGAACGCAGCCGGATACCTGTGCCACTGCATTGCTGGATTCACAG GTGAAAACTGCTCAGTTAACGTGAACGAATGTGAATCCATGCCGTGTGAAAACGGAGGCACCTGTGAGGATCTTATCAACACGTATCAGTGCTTGTGTCCTCCAGGGTTTACGG GAGTTGTGTGTGAGATTAACATTGATGAATGTGAGAATGAACCATGTCAGAACGGAGCCCGATGTGAAGACGGCATTAATGACTACATATGCCACTGCCCACCTCCTGCGCCTGACCAGCTGCCCTCGGGTGGCCACGACTGTGACATCCCACTTACTGGCTGCATGGATGACCCCTGCCAAAACGGTGCCACCTGTGTACCTTCACTGCAAGGCGATGAACACCAGCACACCTGTCAATGCTCTCCTGGTTTTTATGGTGACAAATGTGATATTCCCACAACCTTCTCCTTCTCTAGAGGGAGTTATATGATTTTTGAAGTTCCACATATTAACAGGACTCGCAGGCAAGCTGGATTCCAAGGACCCAGTGTCCAACTGAGGTTTAGGACAACATTGGCTGATTTAATTCTCTTCTACAGAGGAAGCCAAGAAAAATTTTTCATACTGGAGCTAATTGGTGAAAATCTCTACTCGAGAGCCGAATCAGGAGACTTGAAGCTCGCTGTGCAACTGAAGGGTAATTTCAGCAATGGACTCTGGCATGAAGTTTTGGTTACTGTGGATGAGATGCTAACTCTGACCCTGCTGTCAGAAGACAAGACCAAAGCTGAGGATGGTGGCCACAACCAGCTGTTGTCCTTCCAATCACATGGTTTGGAGAAAGTGTACATTGGTGGGGTTCCAGAGGATTTCTTGAACAAAACAGCCACCAGGATGGGATTTGTTGGCTGTTTTGAGGATCTGCTGATAGATTCTCAGCTGGTTCTTGCACAACACCTCAATCCAGAGCAGGTGGTGGACATTGAGATGGGCTGTGAGAAGACAGAGTGGTGTCATCCAGACCCCTGTTCTGAGCGTGGTCACTGTGTAGACCTGTGGTCGGACTATAAGTGTGAATGCCACAGGCCATTTTATGGACACAATTGTTCGGAAG AGCACTCTTCATGGACATTCAGTCACGAGCGCAACAGAAGCTTTGCTGCTTTTCCCATCATGCAGAAGCACGGCGGCAACATCACTGTGTCATTTTGGCTGAAATCACGGCAGTTAAATGGCCTGATCTTTCAACTGAGGCATCAGAATCAAGCTTACCTCACTGTTGTTCTACGAAATGGTTcaatatatattgcaatatacaGCTCCATGAGAATGGCCTCCAACATCATAAGCAACGGGGAGAAGGTGTTTGTGGCAATCGAAAAACAACAGGGCTGTATATTCTTTAATAAGATACAGTTGATTTGTGCCCCAAGAGAATTCATTGATTTTGAGGTAGAGGCAGGAGATGTGGCAAATCTCGGTGGGCTTCCTGAGGGAGAGGAGACCGCAAAGTGGGGTGGATACTTTAAAGGCTGTCTGCAGGACGTCCGCATAGATAACACACAACTGTACATGTACTCGGGCAGCATCAGCCAAAAACCACAACATCTAAGTTACTTACCAAGAAATTCATCTAATTTGCTAAAGCATTGTGTTAGCGACCAAATGTGTAAG ATGAGGCCTTGTCAGAATGGAGGAAAATGTCAGGTCATTTGGAATGACTTTGTGTGTTCCTGTCCTCTGAACTACACTGGGAAGGCATGTGACACTCGAGTGTGGTGTGTTAGTGATCCGTGTGTCCAAGGGAGTCGATGTGTGGACTTACCTGATGGTTATGAGT GTTTAGCTAATGCCACATTCGAGAACAATGCTTTGAAGTACAGTGCCAATGGCTCCTTGTATGTCTCTGTGACAACCATCTCAATGGAGCTGCGAACCCGTGAGGAGAACGGAACGTTGTTACGTGCCTCCAACAGTCTGGAATTCTTCTGCATGGGCCTTCTGAATTCCTCCCTGATCGTAAAGTTCCGCAAGGCTAACAGTCTGGAGGTGCTAGCTTTCATCAGTGAGGTGCCTGTTTCGGATGGCGAGTGGCACCAAGTGAAGCTCTCCATGTCCAGCTCAGGCAATGCAGCGCCTCGCTGGAACCTCACTGTGGACGGTCGAGCAGCCGGCTACACACTGGCACCCGCTGGCAACATGGACTTCTTCAACCACTCTACAGTGTGGTTGGCAGAGAACTACACTGGCTGTTTGGGTGAGGTACGGATTGGTGGGGTATATTTACCGTTCTTTGGAAGCCTTGAGGAGGAAGCGCCACAACTGTCTCAGTTCATCCGAGTTAAAGAGGTGGCAGCACCTCAGCTGGGATGCACCAGTGCCCCCTTGTGTTTTTCTGAGCCTTGCCAGAACAATGGCACATGCCGGGACCTCTTCAATCTCTTTGAATGTGAATGTGCCCCTGGATGGATGGGTGATCACTGCCAGGATAACATTGATGAGTGCGGCCAACAGCTCTGCATCCATGGGAGTTGTAAGGACCTACCGGGGCACTACATGTGTGAGTGCGCCCCCGGCTATGGTGGCAATCACTGCCATTTGGAGGTGGACAGGTGCCAGGAGCATCACTGTGAGAATGGTGGCTCCTGTTTGAATACAGCAGGCAGATACACCTGTGTCTGTCTACCTGATCACACAGGCCCATTCTGCCA ATGGCATGTCCTGCCTCAATGTGAGGTGGATGCACAGTGTGAAAATGGAGGCGTGTGCACTGATGGACTCTGGGGAGCAAACTGTACCTGCAAACCCGGGTTCACTGGAGACAG